The segment CGCAAGGGGTACCGTCTGCCCGGCCACCGCTATGAGTTGGAGCAGGTGAAGGGCCTCCGGGCTAAGGCGCACGAGCCAGCCACCGACCAGCGTGGCGAGGGATGGGGGTAGGGGAGGGGAACCCAGTCCGGTACAGTGCCAACCCTCGTCCGTGCGGGTCAGCTGGCCGCTCTCCTGGAGTTGGCGGGTGACCTCCAGGGCAAACAGAGGGTTGCCTTCGGAGAGACGGTAGAGTCCCTCTTCCAGGGCCGGGGCCACCTCGCCGCCCAGCAGCTTGACCAGGAGGTCCCGGTGGGCGCTTTGGGCCAAGGGTTCCAGGGAAAGCCTGTGCAGACCTAAGCCCTCGAGGCTATGGATGAGTTGCCTTAGGGCCTGGGGTGGCTCGGGTTCGCTCCGCCAAGTGCCCAAGAGCAGGACGGGACTTTCCACGCCCTGGCGGGCGAGATAGTGGAAAAGGTGCAGGGTGCCCTCGTCGCTGTTATGGAGGTCCTCTAGGACCAGGACCAAGGGGCTATCGGTAGCCCGGCGGGACAGGAAGCGCCAGACGGCGGCAAAGAGGAGCCCCTGTGCGGCAAGGGGGTCGCCGGTGAGCACCGGTGCACCGCCCGCTGGCAGTTCGGGGATGTGCGCGCGAAGTTCGGTGGGGAGCAGTTCGGAGTCGGCGGGGTTGGTGCGTAACGCTTGCCGCAGGACTTCCACGAAAGGGGCGTAGGGAAGCTGGCCCTCGGCGGCGTGGGCGGTGCCCAAGAAGGTTTGGTAGCCCCTTTGGCGGGAGAGCCGCAAAACCTCCTGGGCGAGACGGGTTTTGCCGATGCCCGGGGGGCCCTCCAGGCCCAGCACCACCTCCCGGCCCAGGGCCAGGCGTTCGAGGGCCCGGGCCATCTGGCTAAGCTCTTCCTCCCGTCCCGCCAACGGCCACGTGGGAGAGGCGGGAACCGGGGCCTCTCCGGCCAAGGGTGGAAGGGGGGCCGCCCGAAGCCGCCGGTAAAGGGCTTCGGTTTCCGGGGCAGGCTCCACGCCCAGCTCCTCCGCCAGGGCTTGCCGGCACCGGTGGTACTGGCGATCCATCTGGAGGCGGCTTCCCTGGAGGGCATAGATCTGCATCAGACCGCGGTGAGCCTCCTCGTGGGCGGGGTCCAGCTTAAGGACGGTTCGGAAAGCTTCCGTGGCCTCTGCCAACAGGCCCTGGGTCAGCCGGGCCTGGCCCAGGGCCAGGGACAGCCGCACCTGGAGTTCCTGCAGGGCTTCGCGCCGCTCTAGGGTCCAGTCCTCGTAGCGATCGGCGGGCAATAGCTCGTCGTAGCTGGCCAGGGCCTGCTCCAATTGGGTTGTCTGTCCGCTGGCTAGGGCTATCCTGGCTTGGGCCTCGAAGGCCTCGAGGTCGCTTATCACCCCCCCTGGAGCTTGAAGGGAGAGCACCTCGCCTTTTAGGGCCAGAAGTTCCTCGGGTGGGAGGCCTAATCCTGCTGAGGCCAGGGCAGCCCTGGCTTGGTGCACTGCCTTGTAGAGCTGGCTCAGGGCAGCAGGGGGAGAAAGCGTGGGCCACAGCGCCTCCAGCACCTGATCCCTGTGTAGCCGATAGCCCTTTTGCAGGGACAAAAGCTTCAGCAGGCTCTGGGCCTTGCGCCGTTCAAAGGCCGCTTCGGCCACCTCGCACCCGCCCACCCGGACTGCAAAACCTCCCAGGAGGCGCAGTTCGATCGCCTCGAGCGGGCGGGCCATAAACGTGCCTCTTACCCAATTTGAATGCTAAATGGCAGATGTAAAGTAAGTTGCGTTACGGATTGGAAACGCCTTTGGACTCACCCCCGCTCATTGGGTGCCCTGCAGAGCCCACGGCCAAAGTTTCCTTGTCCTTTGACGTTCAGGGGGCGGACTGCTGGGTTTCGCTGGGCACCAGGCGGTCCAAAACCCTCCTTGGCCAGTCCAGGACCACGGCGCTGCCAGGAGGGAGGAGGGCATCCTCTCCCAAGGCCCGGAGCACAGCCCGGATCACCCCTCCATGGGTGAAGAGGAGGGCAGGTCCTGTGAGGCTTTCCAGAAAGCGGAAAACCCTTTCCTGAAAAGCCTCGAGGCTCTCCCCTCCTGGGGGATGGAAGCCCTCAAAGCGGAGGAGGGCTTCTTTATACCTGGGCTCCAGTTCCTCCCATAGGGCGCCCTCGAGGCTCCCGAAGTGAATCTCCCGTAGGGCAGGGGTGGGCATGGAGGGGAAGCCTGCCAGAAGGGCGGTTCTAAGGGCCCGTTGGAGGTCCGAGCTATAGGCGGGGAGGGAAGGGAGCTTCCCCCTCAGGCTTATGGCTTGGGCCTCCCCCGTGGGGGTGAGGGGCAGGTCGGTCCAGCCCAGAAGGCGGTGTTCGCGGTTCCAGAGGGTTTCGCCGTGGCGCACCAGCCATAGCTCCATGCCTCAGAGCTTATACTCCTGCCGTATGGGATACCAGGAGGTTCTGCAGGCAGCAAGGGAGCGCATGGAACGGCTCACCAAGCCCCCTAGGTCCTTGGGCCACCTGGAGGAGGTGGCGGTGCGGCTTGCCGCCATCCAGGGAAGGCTGAAACCGGAACTGGGCCTGGGGGCGGTGGTGGTGGCTGCCGCCGACCACGGGGTGGTGGCGGAGGGGGTTTCCGCTTATCCCCAGGAGGTGACCTACCAAATGGTCCTGAACTTCCTCCGGGGAGGGGCGGCCATCAACCAGCTGGCCCAGGCAGTTGGCTCTAGGGTGTACGTGTTGGACGTGGGGGTAAAGGGCGAGCTTCCCGACCACCCTGGATTGCTTAAGCGTAAGGTGCGACCGGGGACGAGGAATCTGGCCAAGGAGCCCGCCATGACCCTCGAGGAGGCGGAAAAAGCCCTGGAAGCGGGAAGGGAGGCAGCCCGGTGGGCCGTGGACCAGGGGGCCACGGTGCTGGCGGCAGGGGACATGGGCATCGGCAACACCACGGCGGCCAGCGCCCTAACCGCCGGGCTTCTCGGTCTTTCCCCGGAAAGGGTGGTGGGCCCGGGCACCGGGGTAGGAGAGGAGGGCCTTAGGCGGAAGCGGGAGGCGGTGGCCCAGGCCCTGGAACGCTTGCGCCCCGGGATGCACTCCTTGGAGGTGGCGGCGGAACTGGGAGGACTGGAGCTTTTGGCCATAGCGGGGGTCTACCTGGAGGGGTACGAAAGGGGTCTCCCCCTTGTCCTGGACGGCTTTCCCGTTTCCGCCGGGGCCCTTTTGGCCTTTAGGCTGAACCCCCGGGTGAAGGACCACTTCTTCGCCGGGCACAAGAGTCGGGAGCCCGGACACGGGTATATCCTTGAGGCCCTGGGGTTGAAACCTCTTTTGGACCTGGACCTGGCCCTGGGGGAAGGGACGGGGGCAGTGCTGGCCATGCCCCTCCTCAGGGCTGCGGCCCGCATCCTGCACATGGCCACCTTCGAGGAGGCAGGGGTTTCCGACCGCCCTTAAGCCCATGCTGCGGCTTCTGCGCCTGGCCCTAGGCCTTCTTACCGTCTTTCCCCTGGCTCCCCGGGAGGCCAGCCCGGAGGATTTCCGACGGAGCACGCTTTTCTTCCCCCTGGCGGGCTATGCCCTCGGGCTTCCCCTCTCTCTTCTCGCCCTTCTCCCCCTTCCCGAAGGGTTCCTGGCCGCCTTGCTGCTCGCCTGCCTTCTCCTCCTCACGGGGTTTTTGCACCTGGATGGGCTTTTGGACGCCGCCGATGCCCTCCTGGGCTCGAGGCCCAGGGCAGAGCGGCTTCGCATTCTCAAAGACCCCCACCTGGGTCCCTTCGCCTTCGGGGTGGGAGGGCTCTACCTTCTCCTGCTCTGGCAGGTTCTGGCCCTGGTGCGGGATCCCCTTTTCCTCCTCTTCCTCCCCGGCTTTGCCCGTTTCGCCATCCTGCCCTTTCTGAACCGGTATCCCCTTCTGCACCAAGGGATGGCTGGACTCATCCGGGGGGGACCGGTTTGGGGAGCCTTCCTCCTTGCCCTTCCCTTTCCCCTCCTTTACCCCTGGTCCGCCCTTTTGACCCTCTTCACCGCCTACCTGGTGGCCCGCTTCGCGCTTGCCCGCCTGGGCGGAATCAACGGGGATGTCCTCGGGGCCATGATCGCCCTGGGGGAACTTGGGGGCCTGGTAGGCTATGTCCTATGGCAAACCCTGAGCGGGTGAAGCCCTACACCCGGCCCACCGGGGAGCGGCGGGGCCTCCTCTTGGTCTACACCGGGGACGGCAAGGGAAAGAGCACCGCAGCCTTTGGCCTGGCCCTTCGGGCTCATGGCCGGGGCCTGAAGGTGAGGATCTTCCAGTTCATCAAGCACCAAGGGGCCCGCTTTGGGGAACATCGGGCCTTTTCTGCCCTGGGGATTCCCGTGGAGGGCTTGGGGGATGGATTCACCTGGAAAAGCCGGGACCTGGACCACTCGGCGGCCCTGGCTAGGGAAGGCTGGGAAAGGGCGAGGGCGGCCCTTCTTTCCGGGGAGTGGGACCTGGTGGTTCTGGATGAAGCCACCTATCCCGTGCGTTACGGCTGGATTCCCCTGGAGGAGTTCCTTGGGGTCCTGAGGGAACGGCCCCCCCACGTGCACGTGGTGGTGACGGGTCGGCTGGCTCCGGAGGCCCTCCTGGACCTCGCGGACACCGTGACCGAGATGCGCAAGGTGAAGCACGCCTTCGACCAGGGGGTGCCAGCGCAACGAGGGATAGAGCACTAGGGCTAAAGGGCTTGGCCTCCCTGGGCTATGGGTGGATTCCCTCACAGGGAAGGTAGAATGGTACGCATGACCGATAAGAGCCTTGGCCGTTTTTATGCTTTGGCCCAGGAGTTCTGGTCCCAGCTTCCCCCCTCCGCCCGTTTCCGCCCCCTGGAGGACGCCAGGGCTTTTTCCCGGCACAAGGAGCTCATGAGGGGCTGGGTGGGCCAGGTGGTCCAGGGCTTCTACGACACCCTCTTCGGCCACCCCGCCACCCGGGCCATCTTCCGGGAAGGGGAAAGGCCAGCTCGGGAGAAGACCCTAAGGGACTGGTACCTGCGCACCGTGGAGGGCCCCTTTAACGGCCAGTATTTCGCCTGGCAGACCCTGGTGGGGCTGGTGCACGTACGCCGGGGGGTGACCAACGCCATGATGGCCGCTATGTGGAACTGGGTGGTGGATACCGTTTCCCGCCTGGCCCGAGAGCACCTTCCCCAGGAGGAAGCCCAGGCCCTGGCGGATGCCTGGCGCCGGCTGGGCTTTACCGTAATGGCCTTGATCTCCGAAGGCTATCTCCACGCCTACCTCGAGGCCCTGGCGCAGGCGGAAGGGGTGGAGGTGGGGGTTTTCCTGCAAAGGGCCCAGGAGGAAGCCGCCCGCCTCCTGGCGGGCCTTTCTCCAGGCTAAGGCCATGGTGAGGCTCCCCCGGTTGGTCCTAGCCGCCCCCCATTCGGGGGCGGGAAAGACCACCGTGGCCCTGGCCCTCCTCCAGGCTCTTGGGGAGCGGGGTCTTAGGGTCCAGCCCTTCAAGGTGGGGCCGGATTACGTGGATCCCAGCCACCTCGAGGTGGCCTCCGGGCGCAGGGTTTACAATCTGGACGGCTTTTTCCTGGACGAAACCGGCCTCCTTTCCCTCTTCCAGCATGGAGCCAAGGGAGCCGACCTGGCCCTGGTGGAGGGGGTCATGGGGCTCTTTGACGGCAAGGATCCCTTGGGCCAGGTGGGCTCCACGGCCCAGGTGGCCAAGCTCCTCAAAGCCCCCGTGGCCTTGGTGGTGGATGCTTCGGGCATGGCGGGTTCCATCGTCCCCCTGGTGCAGGGCTTCCGGAACTTTGATCCTGGGGTCCAGGTGGTGGGCGTCTTCGCCAACCGGGTGGGTTCTCCCCGGCATGCGGAACTCATACGGGAGGCCCTCGGCCAGGTGGGCCTGCCCCTTTTGGGCTGGCTTCCGCAAGACCCCCTTCTGGAGATCCCGGAGCGCCATTTGGGCCTGGTCCTCGCCGGGGAGATACGCCCGCCTTTAGCAGCCTTGCGCCGGGCTTTCCAGGTGGACCTGGAAGCGGTCTTGCGCCTGGCCACCTCCGCCTTGCCCCTGCCCGAGGCTCCTCCTTTCCTCCCCGAGGGGAGGCCGGCCTGGGTGCGGGTGGCCTACGCCTGGGATCAGGCCTTCCGCTTCTACTACCCCGAAAGCCTGGAGCTTCTAGAAGCCATGGGGGCGGAGCTTGTCCCCTTCAGCCCCATAGGGGATTCGGCCCTTCCGGAGGCAGAGGCCATCCTCCTCGGAGGAGGCTACCCCGAGCTTTTCGCAGAGCAGCTTGCGGAAAACCGTGCCATGCGGGAGGCCATCCGTCGTTTCCCTGGCCCGGTGGTGGCGGAGTGCGGGGGGTACATGTACCTGTCCCAGGGGCTTTGGGTGGGGGAGGATTTCTTCCCCATGGTGGGCCTGGTTCCGGGGGAGGCCCATATGGCGGAAAGGCCCATCCTGGGCTACCGGCAGGTGGAGGCCTTGAGGGATAACCCGGTGGCCAAAAAGGGAGAGGCCTTCAAGGGGCACGAGTTCCACTACGCCCGGATGGAATTCTCCCCAAGCCCCGCCTGGCGGCGGGTGGGGGGAGAGGAGGTGGAGGGCTACACGGATGGGCGCATCCTGGGAAGCTTCGTCCACCTCTACCTGCCGGCCCGCCCGGAGGGAGCCGGAAGGTTCCTGGCCTTGGCCCATGGGAAGGCGAAGTTGCGCAGGCCCAGGTGAGGGCCTTTCCGTCTTCCGGGGAAGCCTTGGCTGCCCTAGACCCCTTCTTGAAGGATAGGGATCAGTTCAGGTCGTACCAGTTCGGCGGGTGGGGTTTTGCCTTCCCTTAAGAGGGACCGCACCTTGGTCATGCTGATGGAGATCCGCCTCTCCCGGTGGTGGTCGGGGCAAGTTCTTTCCGAGGCGATCCCGCCGCAGATGGGGCAGTGAAAGACCGCGCCCACCTTCACGATCTCGATGCCCAAGGGGGGAAGCTGGTCAAAGATGCGGTGGGCTGCGTAAGGATCGTAAAAATCTCCTACCCCCGCATGATCCCGGCCCACCAGGAAGTGGGTGGCCCCGAAGTTCTTGCGCACAAGGGCGTGGAATACCGCTTCCCGGGGGCCGGCGTAGCGCATCGGGGTGGCAAGGCCAAACAGGGCCACCCGTTCCCGGGGCAAAAAGCCGTCTATGAGGGCTTGGTAAGCCTTAACGATGACCTCCGTGGGGAAGTCGTCCTCTTTCTTGGCACCCAGGATGGGATGGACTAGAACTCCATCGGCCAGCTCCAGTCCTAACCGGATTAGGTACTCGTGGGCCCGGTGGGGGGCGTTGCGGGTTTGAAAGGCCACCACCTTACTCCAGCCCTTTTCCCGGAAGAAAGCCCGCATCTCCTCGGGGGTTTTCTCCAGCAGTGCAGACCGGGGTCTCCAGGCCAACACCTCTACCCGCCCCCCGAGGGCGTAGGGCCCCTTGGCGAGGAGCTTCTTGACCCCGGGGTGGGCCTCGCTCTCCGTACCGAACACCTGCCGGGACAAGGTCTTCAAGTCCAGCTCGTAGGCGTCCTCTACCTGGAGAAGGGCCACCGGCTTTTCCCGGTGCACGAGGACCACCTGATCCCCCTTGCCCACCCGGGGTCGCTCCTGGAGCTGGAGGAGGATGGGAATCGTCCAAACCTCTCCCGAAGGAAGGCGCATCTCCTGGGCCACGGAAAGGGTTTCCTCCCGAGTCATAAAGCCTCGCACAGGGTGGAAGGCTCCCGTGGCCAGGTTTTCTAGGTCCAGCCGCTCGTCCTCGCCAATGGTCACCTGGGGTAGGGTTTCCACCATGGTCCAACCTCCGCAAGGGCCCAAGCCTGTGGTGTTTTTTGGAGAACGTCAAAGACCTCCACCACCTTGCCGATCACCCAGACCGCTGGGGCGGCCACCTCCACCTTCCCCTCCGCCACCTCTTCCAGCCGGCTTAACACCTGCGCTTCCTTGGGGGTGGTGGCCCTCTCCACGAAGAGGCAAGGTTCCTTGGGATCCCTTCCCAACCGAATCAGCTCTTGGGCAATCCATGCCCGCCTTCTCACCCCCATAAGGACCACCAGGGTGGGCACCTTGGCGAAGGTGCTTAGGTCCGGGTATCCACCACCCTCTAAAACCCCGGAGACCACCGCAAAGCCCGAACTGAGGCCTCGGTGGGTGAGGGGAAGTCCTGTGGCCAGGACGCTGCTTACCCCAGGTACTACCTCCACCGCCACCCCATGGGCGCTGAGGAAAAGCACCTCCTCACCCCCTCTTCCGAAGACGAAGGGGTCCCCTCCCTTGAGCCGGACCACGAAGGGGTGGGTCCGGGCGTAGTGGAGGAGAAGCCGGTGGATGTCATCCTGCTTGCCGCTTTCCCCTTCCGCCTTGCCCACCTCCACCCTTTTCCCCTGGATTAGGGCCAGGATCTTCCCGTCCACCAGCCGGTCGTGGAGGACCACCGGGGCTTCCCTGAGGAGACGGTAGGCCTTCAGGGTGAGGAGGTCGGGATCTCCTGGCCCGGCTCCCACCAGGTAGACCTTAGCCATGGGCCACCCCCCGCCAGACCATCTGGGCACCGATGAAGAGAAGCCAGAGTAGGAGGGCTACCCGGAAGGGCTGCTTGGGCACGCGGGTGGCCACGAGGGCCCCCAGGCTGGCCCCCACGATCCCTCCTAGGCTTAGGGAGAGAAGGAGGTTTGGGTCCACCTGGCCGAAGTGGAGGTGCACCCCAGCCCCCGCCAGGGAGAGGACCAGGCCGAAGAGGATGTCCGTGCCCACCACCTGCTGGGGAGTAAGGCGGGTGGCGTAGAGCAGGAGGAGGCTGCCCAGGGCCCCTGCTCCTGCCGAGGAGAAGCCCACCTCGAGGCCAATCCCGAAGGCGGCGGGAGGCAGGAGCCAGGGCCGTTCCCGGCTTAGGATTAGCCGGGCCAGGCTCCGGTAAAGCCCAAGCCCCGCTGAAACCACCACGGTGAGCCCCACCAGGAGGAGGACCATGTCCTTGGCCCCCTTGAGGTGAACCAGGAGGAGGCTGCCCAGCAGGACCCCAGGAATCCCCCCCAAAAGGAGGAGGCTCAGCACCCTACCCGCCACCTGGCGCCTAAAGAGGTAGACGGCGCCAGCGGGAACCTTGACCAGAAAACCGAAGAGAAGGGCCGTGCCCACCGCGATCTCCGGGGAAAGGCCCAGGCCCAGGATGAGGAGGGGGGCGGTGATGGTGCCGGCCCCCACCCCGGTGATCCCGATGGCGAAGGCGATGAGGAAGCCCAGAAGAAAGGCCATCTATTCCTCCTTTGGGTGCAGGTGGATGCCACACTCCAGCTTGCCCTTGCCCGCCCAGCGGCCAGAGCGGGGGTCCTTGGGGTCTAGGGGCTTGGCCGTACAGGGAGCGCAGCCGATGGAGAGGTAGCCTTGGTCATAAAGGGGAAGGTGGGGGAGATCGGCCACAGCCAGGTAGGCGAAGACCTCCTTCAGGGTCCAATCGTAGAGGGGGTTCACCTTGATGAGGCGGTGGCCGCTTTCTAGGATGGCTTCCTCCCGGGGCTTCAGGTGGGCCCGGGTGGGGGACTGCTCCCGTCTAAGCCCTGTGAACCAAGTGTCGTAGTCCTCGAGGGCCCGGAATAGCGGGTCCACCTTGCGGATCTGGCAGCAGCGGGTGGGGTCGGTCTCGTAGAGCTTCCCGTATAGGCGTTCCTGCTCCTCCCGGGAAAGGCTTGGGGAGAGGTTGATGAGCTGGAAGCCAAGCTTCTCCTTTAGGGCATCCCGGTAGGCGTAGACCTCCGGGAAGTGGTAGCCGGTGTCCAGGAAGAGGACGGGGATGTCGGGTTTCTCCTCCAAGAGGAGATGGAGCACCACCACGTCCTCTGCTTGGAAACTGCACGTGAAGCAGGGCTTTTGGCCTTCCGCTAGGGCGTCCCGGATAAGGGCCTTGGCGCTTGTTACCTTGTCCATGGCTGAACCTCCGCAAGCACTTCCTCCACCTTTTCCTTGGCCCTGGTCAGGCCGGCCTCCGGATCCAGGTCAAGTTCCTCTAAGGCCAAATCCACTAGGCGGTACCAAAGCCGCTTGCGCTCTTCGAAGCAGGGGATCTCCGCTATCCGTGGCCTAAGGTGGCGCAGGTAGGCTACAAGTTCCCCGTACTCTGGACCCAAAAGCCGAAGAAAACGCTCCTTTAGGCGCACCGCCAAGGCAGGGGCAGCCCCAGAGGTGGAAAGGGCCACCACCAACTCCCCCCTTCGCACCACGGCGGGGAGGATGGCGGTGGCGTTTTCCGGGTCGTCCACCGCCACCAAAAACACCCTTCGCCTTTCCGCTTCTGCCTTTACCTGGGGGTGGATCCCCTTGTCCCGGGGATGGCTCACCACCAGGAAGAAGCCCTCGAGGTCCCCTTCCCGATAACCTCGGGGAAGCCAGCGGATCCTTCCCTCCTTGGCCAAGTCCGCCAGATTCCAATGGTCCTCCTCAGCCAGGACGGTGACCTGGGCCTGGGCCTCCAAGAGGGCTTGGAGCTTGGTCCCCGTCTCCGGGCCGCCGGCGATTAGGAGAACCGGCCTGTCCCTCAGGTTCAGCATGAGGGGAAAGTAGGTCATGCCACCTCCCGGTACAGGCGTAAGAAGCCCTGGAGCATGCTTCCTAGCCGCTCCTGCTCATCCACGTAGAAGGGCTGCACCCCCCACTCCCTTAAGGCATCCGCAGTAACCCGGCCCACGGCCAGGGCCTTTACCTCGTGCTGGAAGGTTCTCCTCAACTCCGAGGGGTTCCGGGCTCCCTCAAACAGGAACTCCACCTGGATGGCGGCTACAAAGGCTACCGC is part of the Thermus caldilimi genome and harbors:
- a CDS encoding ATP-binding protein yields the protein MARPLEAIELRLLGGFAVRVGGCEVAEAAFERRKAQSLLKLLSLQKGYRLHRDQVLEALWPTLSPPAALSQLYKAVHQARAALASAGLGLPPEELLALKGEVLSLQAPGGVISDLEAFEAQARIALASGQTTQLEQALASYDELLPADRYEDWTLERREALQELQVRLSLALGQARLTQGLLAEATEAFRTVLKLDPAHEEAHRGLMQIYALQGSRLQMDRQYHRCRQALAEELGVEPAPETEALYRRLRAAPLPPLAGEAPVPASPTWPLAGREEELSQMARALERLALGREVVLGLEGPPGIGKTRLAQEVLRLSRQRGYQTFLGTAHAAEGQLPYAPFVEVLRQALRTNPADSELLPTELRAHIPELPAGGAPVLTGDPLAAQGLLFAAVWRFLSRRATDSPLVLVLEDLHNSDEGTLHLFHYLARQGVESPVLLLGTWRSEPEPPQALRQLIHSLEGLGLHRLSLEPLAQSAHRDLLVKLLGGEVAPALEEGLYRLSEGNPLFALEVTRQLQESGQLTRTDEGWHCTGLGSPPLPPSLATLVGGWLVRLSPEALHLLQLIAVAGQTVPLAVLEAAVGPRLADTLEEALTAHLLLEEGLGYRFRHVLYREALYQGLSLARRSILHGELARALEATYPSDPTPYTEALAYHYRQAGKTEQALGYLLKAGERATAVYDHAAALERYREALGLGLSGETRAGIWERIGDAHRATGNVHQALAAYREALEATSSPAALYRKLALCAILATDMVSAKTYLHKAEAHLGDTPLERAQLLLVWALYHWHWHEFERAASEAHEVLNLAEAQGAQVEAQQACELLALSYLPLGRWEEGLHYELKRGLAGWSPEVALATDAHLCLWEYHVYGEDPYRQAQTFVHQVQEHAQAMGNLRCVAVCHYALGSMELLRANFHQAAHHLGRALELHQRIGSPAGEAYTRAREALLHTARGELEAGWQAVQQGLEAAQEAAVRDHCLARLYAAGLWNRLAVGDLDALHTLAEKSRGLEVSGAQCPVCSVQLFPALAAYHLCSGELETALNYARKATELAAAFQNQSGYAQARWMEGEVLAAQGQAEEAGVALAEAASIFRTLGHAIDLIPRLSDCLPSGTPFLMP
- the cobA gene encoding uroporphyrinogen-III C-methyltransferase, with product MAKVYLVGAGPGDPDLLTLKAYRLLREAPVVLHDRLVDGKILALIQGKRVEVGKAEGESGKQDDIHRLLLHYARTHPFVVRLKGGDPFVFGRGGEEVLFLSAHGVAVEVVPGVSSVLATGLPLTHRGLSSGFAVVSGVLEGGGYPDLSTFAKVPTLVVLMGVRRRAWIAQELIRLGRDPKEPCLFVERATTPKEAQVLSRLEEVAEGKVEVAAPAVWVIGKVVEVFDVLQKTPQAWALAEVGPWWKPYPR
- a CDS encoding sulfite exporter TauE/SafE family protein, with product MAFLLGFLIAFAIGITGVGAGTITAPLLILGLGLSPEIAVGTALLFGFLVKVPAGAVYLFRRQVAGRVLSLLLLGGIPGVLLGSLLLVHLKGAKDMVLLLVGLTVVVSAGLGLYRSLARLILSRERPWLLPPAAFGIGLEVGFSSAGAGALGSLLLLYATRLTPQQVVGTDILFGLVLSLAGAGVHLHFGQVDPNLLLSLSLGGIVGASLGALVATRVPKQPFRVALLLWLLFIGAQMVWRGVAHG
- the cobT gene encoding nicotinate-nucleotide--dimethylbenzimidazole phosphoribosyltransferase, with protein sequence MGYQEVLQAARERMERLTKPPRSLGHLEEVAVRLAAIQGRLKPELGLGAVVVAAADHGVVAEGVSAYPQEVTYQMVLNFLRGGAAINQLAQAVGSRVYVLDVGVKGELPDHPGLLKRKVRPGTRNLAKEPAMTLEEAEKALEAGREAARWAVDQGATVLAAGDMGIGNTTAASALTAGLLGLSPERVVGPGTGVGEEGLRRKREAVAQALERLRPGMHSLEVAAELGGLELLAIAGVYLEGYERGLPLVLDGFPVSAGALLAFRLNPRVKDHFFAGHKSREPGHGYILEALGLKPLLDLDLALGEGTGAVLAMPLLRAAARILHMATFEEAGVSDRP
- a CDS encoding phosphoadenylyl-sulfate reductase codes for the protein MDKVTSAKALIRDALAEGQKPCFTCSFQAEDVVVLHLLLEEKPDIPVLFLDTGYHFPEVYAYRDALKEKLGFQLINLSPSLSREEQERLYGKLYETDPTRCCQIRKVDPLFRALEDYDTWFTGLRREQSPTRAHLKPREEAILESGHRLIKVNPLYDWTLKEVFAYLAVADLPHLPLYDQGYLSIGCAPCTAKPLDPKDPRSGRWAGKGKLECGIHLHPKEE
- the sat gene encoding sulfate adenylyltransferase, which encodes MVETLPQVTIGEDERLDLENLATGAFHPVRGFMTREETLSVAQEMRLPSGEVWTIPILLQLQERPRVGKGDQVVLVHREKPVALLQVEDAYELDLKTLSRQVFGTESEAHPGVKKLLAKGPYALGGRVEVLAWRPRSALLEKTPEEMRAFFREKGWSKVVAFQTRNAPHRAHEYLIRLGLELADGVLVHPILGAKKEDDFPTEVIVKAYQALIDGFLPRERVALFGLATPMRYAGPREAVFHALVRKNFGATHFLVGRDHAGVGDFYDPYAAHRIFDQLPPLGIEIVKVGAVFHCPICGGIASERTCPDHHRERRISISMTKVRSLLREGKTPPAELVRPELIPILQEGV
- a CDS encoding histidine phosphatase family protein, producing MELWLVRHGETLWNREHRLLGWTDLPLTPTGEAQAISLRGKLPSLPAYSSDLQRALRTALLAGFPSMPTPALREIHFGSLEGALWEELEPRYKEALLRFEGFHPPGGESLEAFQERVFRFLESLTGPALLFTHGGVIRAVLRALGEDALLPPGSAVVLDWPRRVLDRLVPSETQQSAP
- a CDS encoding adenosylcobinamide-GDP ribazoletransferase, which codes for MLRLLRLALGLLTVFPLAPREASPEDFRRSTLFFPLAGYALGLPLSLLALLPLPEGFLAALLLACLLLLTGFLHLDGLLDAADALLGSRPRAERLRILKDPHLGPFAFGVGGLYLLLLWQVLALVRDPLFLLFLPGFARFAILPFLNRYPLLHQGMAGLIRGGPVWGAFLLALPFPLLYPWSALLTLFTAYLVARFALARLGGINGDVLGAMIALGELGGLVGYVLWQTLSG
- the cobO gene encoding cob(I)yrinic acid a,c-diamide adenosyltransferase, translating into MANPERVKPYTRPTGERRGLLLVYTGDGKGKSTAAFGLALRAHGRGLKVRIFQFIKHQGARFGEHRAFSALGIPVEGLGDGFTWKSRDLDHSAALAREGWERARAALLSGEWDLVVLDEATYPVRYGWIPLEEFLGVLRERPPHVHVVVTGRLAPEALLDLADTVTEMRKVKHAFDQGVPAQRGIEH
- a CDS encoding precorrin-2 dehydrogenase/sirohydrochlorin ferrochelatase family protein, giving the protein MTYFPLMLNLRDRPVLLIAGGPETGTKLQALLEAQAQVTVLAEEDHWNLADLAKEGRIRWLPRGYREGDLEGFFLVVSHPRDKGIHPQVKAEAERRRVFLVAVDDPENATAILPAVVRRGELVVALSTSGAAPALAVRLKERFLRLLGPEYGELVAYLRHLRPRIAEIPCFEERKRLWYRLVDLALEELDLDPEAGLTRAKEKVEEVLAEVQPWTR
- a CDS encoding cobyrinate a,c-diamide synthase: MVRLPRLVLAAPHSGAGKTTVALALLQALGERGLRVQPFKVGPDYVDPSHLEVASGRRVYNLDGFFLDETGLLSLFQHGAKGADLALVEGVMGLFDGKDPLGQVGSTAQVAKLLKAPVALVVDASGMAGSIVPLVQGFRNFDPGVQVVGVFANRVGSPRHAELIREALGQVGLPLLGWLPQDPLLEIPERHLGLVLAGEIRPPLAALRRAFQVDLEAVLRLATSALPLPEAPPFLPEGRPAWVRVAYAWDQAFRFYYPESLELLEAMGAELVPFSPIGDSALPEAEAILLGGGYPELFAEQLAENRAMREAIRRFPGPVVAECGGYMYLSQGLWVGEDFFPMVGLVPGEAHMAERPILGYRQVEALRDNPVAKKGEAFKGHEFHYARMEFSPSPAWRRVGGEEVEGYTDGRILGSFVHLYLPARPEGAGRFLALAHGKAKLRRPR
- a CDS encoding protoglobin domain-containing protein, yielding MTDKSLGRFYALAQEFWSQLPPSARFRPLEDARAFSRHKELMRGWVGQVVQGFYDTLFGHPATRAIFREGERPAREKTLRDWYLRTVEGPFNGQYFAWQTLVGLVHVRRGVTNAMMAAMWNWVVDTVSRLAREHLPQEEAQALADAWRRLGFTVMALISEGYLHAYLEALAQAEGVEVGVFLQRAQEEAARLLAGLSPG